The proteins below are encoded in one region of Actinomycetota bacterium:
- a CDS encoding DUF2520 domain-containing protein, with amino-acid sequence MTRLPSGRLRVALLGAGSVGTAVAALLKRSGHEITGVSSRTSQSAARAADLLEARAFALYDLPPADVVLIGVPEPALSAVATSLAGRRDAVAVHFAGSAGIAPLASLPAGIARCALHPVQACPDVVTAIQRLPGSAWGVTCSDGSTSWATELIEDDLQGTAFEVAEEHRPLWHAAAVTTSNGIAALIATGEALLRSLGVDRPGDVLGPISAGTVANVRAAGGGAVALTGPVVRKEAAAIERHVAAVAGTAPDLLAPYVNALRMIVSSARSAGRIDAADETALLKSLEVR; translated from the coding sequence ATGACCCGCCTTCCTTCTGGCCGCCTGCGCGTCGCGCTCCTGGGGGCCGGAAGCGTCGGCACCGCGGTTGCTGCGTTGTTGAAGCGAAGCGGTCACGAGATCACCGGCGTGTCGTCCCGCACGTCACAGAGCGCGGCTCGCGCGGCCGACCTTCTGGAGGCGCGGGCGTTCGCGCTTTACGACCTGCCCCCGGCGGATGTCGTCCTGATCGGTGTACCCGAACCGGCTCTATCCGCGGTAGCTACCTCGCTCGCGGGGCGCCGCGACGCGGTGGCGGTGCACTTCGCGGGCTCTGCCGGCATCGCCCCGCTCGCATCGCTTCCGGCCGGCATCGCCCGCTGCGCGCTGCACCCGGTCCAAGCCTGTCCCGATGTCGTGACCGCGATACAGAGGCTCCCCGGCTCGGCCTGGGGCGTCACCTGCTCCGACGGCTCCACCTCTTGGGCGACCGAGCTGATCGAAGACGACCTCCAAGGGACTGCCTTCGAGGTAGCCGAGGAACACAGGCCCCTGTGGCACGCGGCCGCGGTCACGACCTCCAACGGTATCGCCGCCCTCATAGCGACGGGCGAAGCGCTGCTGCGGTCGCTGGGCGTGGATAGGCCCGGTGACGTGCTGGGGCCGATAAGCGCGGGGACCGTGGCGAACGTACGGGCGGCAGGCGGGGGCGCCGTGGCCTTGACCGGACCGGTCGTGCGCAAGGAAGCCGCGGCGATCGAGCGGCACGTCGCCGCTGTTGCCGGGACCGCACCGGACTTGCTGGCGCCCTACGTCAACGCGCTGCGGATGATCGTTTCCAGCGCCCGCTCGGCCGGGCGCATCGACGCAGCTGACGAGACGGCGCTGCTGAAGTCGCTGGAGGTTCGGTGA
- a CDS encoding TetR/AcrR family transcriptional regulator C-terminal domain-containing protein: MTNRSTPPAIGSRAPLTREAVLDAALRLVDKGGVEALSMRKLGRDLGVEAMSLYNHIPNKAALLDGLVEQVMAQVEPRPPRERWEEDVRDLAHGYRRLALEHPRVVPLIVMRPFNTLAALDPLERGLAVFRRAGFDDAAALHGLRTVMSFVSGYTLAETGGFFGEHRPPDTPSVIAVDDLDQARFPNLIELLPTIAGCDHDAEFEFALDVMIEGLRTKLR; encoded by the coding sequence ATGACTAACCGCTCCACCCCACCCGCGATCGGTAGTAGAGCCCCGCTAACGCGCGAGGCGGTGCTCGACGCCGCGCTCCGCCTGGTAGACAAGGGCGGCGTCGAAGCGCTCAGCATGCGCAAGCTCGGGCGAGATTTGGGCGTCGAGGCGATGTCTCTCTACAACCACATCCCGAACAAGGCCGCCCTGCTGGACGGCTTGGTCGAGCAAGTGATGGCCCAGGTAGAGCCTCGTCCGCCGAGGGAGCGCTGGGAGGAAGACGTGCGCGACCTAGCGCATGGCTACCGGCGGCTGGCGTTGGAACACCCACGGGTGGTTCCCCTGATCGTGATGCGGCCGTTCAACACCCTCGCCGCACTCGACCCCCTGGAGCGGGGACTTGCGGTGTTCCGAAGAGCCGGCTTTGATGACGCCGCCGCGCTCCACGGCTTGCGCACCGTCATGAGCTTCGTGAGCGGTTACACGCTCGCCGAGACCGGTGGGTTCTTCGGCGAGCACCGGCCCCCCGACACGCCGAGCGTGATCGCCGTCGATGACCTCGACCAGGCGCGGTTCCCGAACCTCATCGAGCTGTTGCCCACGATCGCCGGCTGCGACCACGACGCGGAGTTCGAGTTCGCGCTGGACGTGATGATCGAGGGCCTGCGCACGAAGCTCCGTTAG
- a CDS encoding type III pantothenate kinase produces MLLAIDVGNTQTHLGVFEREKLIHEWRAATDQRRTADELALMFGEFLRFADLSFSREITGVAIASVVPRATQELRAMTVKYFGFPPVVVEPGVKTGIVIRIDNPKEVGADRVANSVAARELFPHEPVIVVDFGTAINFDVVTRVGEYIGGALAPGLESSATALFQATARLPRVELVAPPTTIGKNTVFAVQSGIVFGVAALVDGLVQRTMAELDDDARVVATGGHAETVIEHCRTIERVEPTLTLLGLRLIFDRNPRGAA; encoded by the coding sequence GTGCTGCTCGCGATCGACGTAGGGAATACCCAAACGCACCTCGGCGTCTTCGAACGCGAGAAGCTGATACACGAGTGGCGGGCCGCGACCGACCAGCGGCGAACCGCGGACGAGCTCGCGTTGATGTTCGGCGAGTTCTTACGCTTCGCGGACCTTTCTTTCTCCCGAGAGATAACCGGTGTCGCGATCGCGTCGGTCGTGCCTCGGGCTACACAGGAGCTACGAGCGATGACCGTGAAGTACTTCGGCTTCCCGCCGGTTGTCGTTGAACCCGGGGTCAAGACCGGGATCGTGATACGCATCGACAACCCCAAGGAGGTCGGAGCCGACCGCGTGGCGAACTCGGTGGCAGCGCGAGAGCTATTTCCGCATGAACCTGTGATCGTCGTCGACTTCGGTACCGCGATCAACTTCGATGTAGTCACGCGCGTCGGCGAATACATCGGGGGCGCTCTCGCTCCTGGTCTCGAGAGCTCGGCGACCGCGCTTTTCCAGGCGACCGCCCGTCTGCCGCGCGTGGAGCTGGTCGCACCGCCCACCACGATCGGCAAGAACACGGTCTTTGCGGTTCAGTCCGGGATCGTCTTTGGCGTTGCTGCACTGGTCGACGGGCTTGTGCAGCGCACGATGGCGGAGCTGGACGACGATGCCCGGGTCGTGGCGACCGGAGGACACGCAGAGACGGTGATCGAACACTGCAGGACGATCGAGAGGGTCGAACCAACCCTGACCTTGCTCGGACTGCGTCTGATCTTCGACCGCAATCCTCGGGGGGCCGCGTGA
- a CDS encoding ABC transporter substrate-binding protein gives MRSRGVAAAACLLLAAGGCRGGGDAEGFPSRSPAASPTSSNTLVVALVGTFSGPGAWRGDSAFRGADLGVHELNQARGDDDPVVELVTLDDAGDARTATELVIDQAASTRTIGIVYAGPPEGLPPAEDALAAAGIPALLCFGDLYGARLLSEHVFQVSPSYVWEARRIVRYLLQDRRYRTIGAITTDSFSGEVARRALTEALAEVGSKLSISELHPPEGGSYERLLGRLKRKQVEAVVVDAPPPLGVATLDALEEMGASYRNTAAARIASARRNGNGNGNGKARAGARARAWRPQVVGFDGLFAPFPEDSVPPPGTAVAASYARGAHYLPVPSFRSFRQAYLDWWESEPLEWERPAYEAVQMIGWARNNTAGRGDSAATLETLRGLRFGGLDVTFGPEDHASIDEAAVGLWVVPRPGAAPEAAQLPRELPWVPLGRGFSRDGVTTAIAPEDWRFLFRGRPHAKSPPPPIARARFGVRSGRADPVH, from the coding sequence ATGCGCTCGAGAGGGGTCGCGGCCGCGGCGTGTCTGTTGCTCGCGGCCGGAGGTTGCCGGGGGGGCGGGGACGCGGAGGGCTTCCCGTCGCGTTCGCCCGCGGCGTCTCCGACCAGCTCGAACACACTGGTGGTCGCCCTGGTCGGAACCTTCTCGGGACCCGGCGCCTGGCGCGGCGACAGTGCCTTCCGGGGCGCCGACCTGGGCGTCCACGAGCTGAACCAAGCTCGCGGTGACGATGACCCGGTGGTGGAGCTGGTGACGCTAGACGACGCAGGAGACGCCCGAACGGCAACAGAGCTCGTGATCGATCAAGCGGCGTCCACCCGCACGATAGGGATCGTCTATGCGGGACCTCCCGAGGGACTTCCACCTGCCGAAGACGCGTTGGCCGCCGCCGGGATCCCCGCACTCCTCTGTTTCGGCGATCTTTACGGCGCACGGCTGCTGAGCGAGCACGTCTTCCAGGTCTCTCCGTCTTACGTGTGGGAGGCACGCCGCATCGTTCGATACCTCCTGCAGGACAGGCGCTACCGGACGATCGGCGCCATCACCACCGACTCCTTCAGCGGCGAGGTGGCGCGACGGGCGCTGACCGAGGCGCTGGCGGAGGTGGGAAGCAAGCTCAGCATCTCGGAGCTCCACCCACCTGAAGGCGGTTCGTACGAGCGGCTGCTGGGTCGGTTGAAGCGGAAGCAGGTCGAGGCGGTAGTGGTGGACGCGCCACCCCCGCTCGGGGTAGCGACGCTTGACGCTCTCGAGGAGATGGGCGCTTCCTACCGGAACACCGCCGCGGCGAGGATCGCGTCGGCTCGGCGCAACGGCAACGGCAACGGCAACGGCAAGGCGCGGGCGGGGGCGCGTGCACGTGCATGGCGCCCGCAGGTGGTCGGATTCGACGGCTTGTTCGCACCGTTCCCCGAGGACTCCGTTCCTCCTCCAGGCACCGCGGTCGCGGCGAGCTACGCCCGCGGCGCGCACTACCTTCCCGTCCCCAGCTTCCGATCCTTCAGGCAGGCGTACCTCGACTGGTGGGAGAGCGAGCCGCTCGAGTGGGAGCGCCCTGCATACGAAGCGGTGCAGATGATCGGCTGGGCCCGTAACAACACCGCCGGCCGCGGCGACTCCGCTGCCACCTTGGAGACGCTCCGCGGTCTGCGCTTCGGGGGCCTCGACGTCACTTTCGGCCCCGAAGATCACGCGTCGATCGACGAAGCCGCGGTGGGTCTGTGGGTCGTGCCACGCCCGGGCGCCGCTCCGGAGGCAGCCCAGCTTCCGCGGGAGCTGCCGTGGGTGCCGCTGGGAAGGGGCTTCTCGCGCGATGGCGTTACGACGGCGATCGCACCAGAGGACTGGCGCTTCCTCTTCAGGGGGAGACCACACGCCAAGAGCCCACCACCTCCGATCGCGCGAGCCCGGTTCGGTGTCCGCTCCGGCCGAGCCGACCCGGTTCACTGA
- a CDS encoding ATP-dependent Clp protease ATP-binding subunit, with protein MFERFTDRARRVVVLAQEEARLLNHNYIGTEHILLGLIHEGEGVAAKALESLGISLEKVRQQVEEIIGAGQSPPSGHIPFTPRAKKVLELSLREALQLGHNYIGTEHILLGLIREGEGVAAQVLVKLGADLSRVRQQVIQLLSGYSGSKESPGGGGTETPQGSLVLDQFGRNLTQLARENKLDPVIGRENEIERVMQVLSRRTKNNPVLIGEPGVGKTAVVEGLAQRIVKGEVPETITGKQLYTLDLGALVAGSRYRGDFEERLKKVLKEIKTRGDIILFIDELHTLVGAGAAEGAIDAASILKPMLARGELQTIGATTLDEYRKHLEKDAALERRFQPIKVPEPTVAHTIDILKGLRDRYEAHHRVQITDQGLVAAANLADRYISDRYLPDKAIDLIDEAGSRLRIRRMSAPPDYRELEENIADIRRKKEEAIEAQDFERAAAFRDDEKRLTTERSARESEWREAEGSAFAEVNEEEIAEVLASWTGIPVTSLTEEETAKLLRMEDELHKRIVGQHDAIGAVSRSIRRTRAGLKDPKRPAGSFIFLGPSGVGKTETAKTLAEFMFGDEDALIQLDMSEYMEKHTVSRLVGSPPGYVGYEEGGQLTEAVRRRPYSVVLLDEIEKAHPDVFNTLLQILEDGRLTDAQGKTVDFKNTVIIMTSNLGTQNLRKPAMGFGAGGSEMNYDKMRERVNEELKRNFRPEFLNRIDEVIVFHELETSEIKSIVDLLIRRVSQQLESQDVGIELTDEAKGFLAKVGYDPALGARPLRRAIQRLIEDPISEKILWKEYEAGEIIVVDVGIKDDGEEGIVFKKGDHVKAPDHPPVELAGAGGPGEEAPPEA; from the coding sequence TTGTTCGAACGGTTCACGGACCGGGCCCGCAGGGTGGTCGTCCTCGCCCAAGAAGAGGCGAGACTTCTCAACCACAACTACATCGGCACCGAGCACATCCTGCTCGGGCTGATCCATGAAGGCGAGGGCGTCGCCGCCAAGGCGCTCGAATCACTGGGGATCTCGCTAGAGAAGGTCCGCCAGCAGGTGGAAGAGATCATCGGAGCGGGTCAGTCACCGCCATCGGGGCACATCCCCTTCACACCTCGCGCCAAGAAAGTGCTCGAGCTCTCGCTGCGGGAGGCGCTGCAGCTGGGACACAACTACATCGGCACCGAGCACATCCTGCTCGGTCTCATCCGCGAGGGTGAGGGCGTCGCCGCGCAGGTCCTCGTCAAGCTGGGCGCGGATCTCAGCCGCGTGCGTCAGCAGGTCATCCAACTGCTGTCCGGCTACAGCGGCAGCAAGGAGTCTCCGGGTGGCGGTGGAACCGAGACGCCGCAGGGTTCGCTCGTGCTCGACCAGTTCGGCCGCAACCTGACCCAGCTGGCTCGCGAGAACAAGCTCGACCCAGTCATCGGGCGCGAGAACGAGATCGAGCGTGTGATGCAGGTTCTCTCTCGCCGCACGAAGAACAATCCCGTTCTGATCGGGGAGCCCGGCGTCGGCAAGACCGCCGTCGTCGAGGGCCTGGCCCAGCGGATCGTCAAGGGCGAGGTGCCCGAAACCATCACCGGAAAGCAGCTCTACACGCTCGACCTCGGCGCGCTGGTCGCCGGCTCCCGCTACCGCGGTGACTTCGAGGAGCGCCTGAAGAAGGTGCTGAAGGAGATCAAGACCCGCGGCGACATCATCCTGTTCATCGACGAGCTGCACACGCTCGTCGGCGCAGGTGCGGCCGAGGGCGCCATCGACGCGGCCAGCATCCTCAAGCCGATGCTCGCTCGGGGTGAGCTGCAGACGATCGGCGCGACGACGCTGGACGAGTACCGCAAGCACCTCGAGAAGGACGCGGCTCTGGAGCGGCGCTTCCAGCCGATCAAGGTGCCCGAGCCGACCGTCGCGCACACGATCGACATCCTGAAGGGCCTGCGCGACCGGTACGAGGCGCACCACAGGGTGCAGATCACCGACCAAGGATTGGTGGCGGCAGCGAACCTCGCCGACCGCTACATCTCGGACCGCTACCTGCCGGACAAGGCGATCGACCTGATCGACGAGGCCGGTTCGCGTCTGCGGATCCGTCGCATGTCCGCGCCGCCCGACTACCGCGAGCTCGAGGAGAACATCGCCGACATCCGCCGCAAGAAGGAAGAGGCGATCGAGGCTCAGGACTTCGAGCGCGCGGCCGCGTTCCGTGACGACGAGAAGCGTCTGACGACCGAACGCTCGGCGCGCGAGTCGGAATGGCGCGAGGCCGAGGGCTCTGCGTTCGCCGAGGTGAACGAGGAAGAGATCGCAGAGGTCCTGGCTTCGTGGACCGGCATCCCCGTGACGTCGTTGACGGAGGAGGAGACCGCAAAGCTCCTCCGTATGGAAGATGAGCTGCACAAGCGCATCGTCGGTCAGCACGACGCGATCGGCGCGGTGTCTCGCTCGATCCGCAGGACGCGCGCTGGCCTGAAGGACCCGAAGCGTCCGGCCGGTTCGTTCATCTTCCTCGGGCCCTCCGGTGTCGGTAAGACCGAGACGGCGAAGACCCTTGCCGAGTTCATGTTCGGCGACGAGGACGCGCTGATCCAGCTCGACATGTCGGAGTACATGGAGAAGCACACCGTGAGCCGGCTTGTCGGTTCGCCTCCGGGTTATGTCGGTTACGAGGAGGGCGGCCAGCTGACCGAAGCGGTGCGCCGCCGTCCGTACTCGGTGGTTCTGCTCGACGAGATCGAGAAGGCCCACCCCGACGTCTTCAACACGCTTCTGCAGATCCTGGAAGACGGACGTCTGACCGACGCGCAGGGTAAGACGGTCGACTTCAAGAACACCGTCATCATCATGACCTCGAACCTCGGCACGCAGAACCTGCGCAAGCCGGCGATGGGCTTCGGCGCCGGCGGTTCGGAGATGAACTACGACAAGATGCGCGAGCGCGTGAACGAAGAGCTCAAGCGCAACTTCCGCCCCGAGTTCCTGAACCGCATCGACGAGGTCATCGTGTTCCACGAGCTCGAGACCTCGGAGATCAAGTCGATCGTGGATCTCTTGATCAGGCGTGTGTCGCAGCAGCTCGAGAGCCAGGACGTCGGCATCGAGTTGACCGATGAGGCGAAGGGCTTCCTGGCAAAGGTCGGTTACGACCCGGCTCTGGGTGCCAGGCCTCTGCGTCGTGCGATCCAGCGCCTCATCGAGGACCCGATCTCCGAGAAGATCCTGTGGAAGGAGTACGAGGCGGGCGAGATCATCGTCGTCGACGTCGGCATCAAGGACGACGGCGAAGAAGGCATCGTCTTCAAGAAGGGCGATCACGTGAAGGCGCCTGATCACCCACCCGTCGAGCTTGCAGGAGCGGGCGGTCCGGGAGAGGAAGCTCCACCCGAGGCCTAG
- the panC gene encoding pantoate--beta-alanine ligase: protein MKVARTETELRGALRGSRARGRSIGFVPTMGALHPGHLSLVAAARAETDVVVLSIFVNPLQFGPSEDLAAYPRPEGRDLQLAEQAGVDVAFLPPVSEMYRPGRSTTLSLAGPAVVLEGAARPGHFDGVATVVAKLFNQVQPDRAYFGQKDAQQVAVIKAMVRDLSIPVEVVVCPTVREPDGLALSSRNAYLVGSERTAATVLWRALQAGSRAVEEGAAWEVAEKTMEQVVAGEAGVSLEYARAVDPETFEPASGRAALLVIAARVGRARLIDNLPIARS, encoded by the coding sequence GTGAAGGTCGCGCGCACGGAGACAGAGCTGCGAGGGGCTCTCCGCGGGTCGCGCGCTCGCGGACGTTCGATCGGCTTCGTCCCGACGATGGGGGCGCTGCACCCGGGCCACCTGTCGCTCGTCGCGGCGGCGCGAGCGGAGACCGATGTCGTGGTGCTGAGCATCTTCGTGAACCCACTTCAGTTCGGTCCCAGCGAGGATCTGGCCGCTTATCCGCGTCCCGAGGGGCGCGACCTGCAGCTCGCTGAGCAAGCAGGTGTCGACGTAGCTTTCCTCCCGCCGGTGTCGGAGATGTATCGGCCGGGACGTTCGACCACGCTGTCGCTGGCGGGACCCGCAGTCGTCCTGGAGGGAGCTGCGAGACCCGGGCACTTCGACGGGGTCGCTACCGTGGTCGCCAAACTCTTCAACCAGGTCCAGCCGGACCGCGCCTACTTCGGACAGAAGGATGCGCAGCAGGTCGCCGTCATCAAGGCGATGGTGCGCGATCTGTCGATCCCGGTCGAGGTGGTTGTATGCCCGACGGTGCGCGAGCCGGACGGGCTGGCGCTGAGCAGTCGCAACGCGTACCTCGTGGGATCCGAGAGGACCGCCGCTACGGTGCTGTGGCGGGCGCTGCAGGCCGGCAGCCGCGCGGTGGAAGAGGGCGCCGCGTGGGAGGTCGCGGAGAAGACGATGGAGCAAGTGGTGGCAGGTGAGGCGGGTGTGTCGCTGGAATACGCGCGCGCCGTGGATCCAGAGACATTCGAGCCAGCTAGCGGTCGCGCAGCCTTGCTGGTGATCGCGGCGCGGGTCGGTCGCGCCCGTCTGATCGACAACCTCCCGATTGCGCGGTCCTAG
- the lysS gene encoding lysine--tRNA ligase, whose translation MTDSYPYRYERDSTIGDLRSRFGELESGAETGAAARIAGRIMTIRSHGKVAFADLMDGSGRMQLFAQHAVLGDDGMEAFTGLGVGDIVGASGEVVMTRRGELSLKVTQTTLLAECLRPMPDNWHGMSDVESRYRQRYLDLLLNEDARRAVQARSAANSAIRSFFAERGFLEVETPLLQPLAGGAVARPFVTHHNALDIDLYLRVAPELYLKRLLIGGLERVYELNRSFRNEGVSTRHNPEFTMLEAYEAFVDYDETMALVEDLVRAIALAVTGSSAIDLYGQAVDLAAPFERITMFEAIERATGRDLLPLWNEADEDGLRTAAGELDVRVDPEWPLGKVVAEIFEGAAEKTLIAPTFVAGFPKEVSPLAKDHRTIRGFTEHADLIIGGVEVAPIYSELNDPAEQRRRFEQQAAARAAGDEEATVRDEDFLEALAYAMPPAGGFGLGVDRLLMLLLGFASIREVVLFPTLRPLDR comes from the coding sequence GTGACCGACTCCTATCCCTATAGGTACGAGCGGGACTCGACGATCGGGGATCTGAGGAGCCGGTTCGGCGAGCTCGAGTCGGGCGCCGAGACCGGGGCCGCGGCCCGCATCGCGGGCCGCATCATGACGATCCGCTCGCACGGCAAGGTTGCCTTCGCCGACCTGATGGATGGATCCGGGCGCATGCAGCTGTTCGCCCAGCACGCGGTGCTGGGAGACGACGGGATGGAGGCCTTCACCGGGCTCGGCGTCGGCGACATCGTCGGAGCCTCGGGAGAGGTCGTGATGACGCGGCGCGGAGAGCTGTCACTGAAGGTCACGCAGACGACGCTGCTCGCCGAGTGCCTCCGGCCCATGCCCGACAACTGGCACGGGATGAGCGACGTCGAGTCGCGCTACCGCCAGCGGTACCTCGACCTGCTCCTGAACGAAGACGCCCGGCGCGCGGTCCAGGCTCGCTCTGCCGCGAACTCGGCCATCCGCTCCTTCTTCGCCGAGCGCGGCTTCCTCGAGGTCGAGACGCCTCTTCTCCAACCGCTCGCGGGAGGCGCCGTCGCCAGACCGTTCGTCACGCATCACAACGCGCTGGACATCGACCTCTATCTGCGGGTCGCGCCGGAGCTGTACCTCAAGCGGCTGCTCATCGGCGGCCTCGAGCGCGTCTACGAGCTGAACCGCAGCTTCCGGAACGAGGGCGTCTCGACGCGGCACAACCCGGAGTTCACGATGCTCGAGGCCTACGAGGCATTCGTCGACTACGACGAGACGATGGCCTTGGTCGAAGATCTCGTGAGGGCGATCGCGCTGGCGGTCACCGGCTCTTCCGCCATCGATCTCTACGGCCAGGCGGTCGATCTCGCCGCGCCCTTCGAGCGGATCACGATGTTCGAGGCGATCGAGCGCGCAACGGGTCGCGACCTGTTGCCCTTGTGGAACGAGGCGGACGAGGATGGGCTCCGGACGGCGGCGGGAGAGCTCGACGTGCGGGTGGACCCCGAGTGGCCGCTCGGCAAGGTGGTGGCGGAGATCTTTGAGGGGGCCGCGGAGAAGACGCTGATCGCGCCCACGTTCGTGGCCGGGTTTCCGAAAGAAGTCTCTCCTCTGGCTAAGGACCATCGCACCATCCGGGGCTTCACGGAGCACGCCGACCTCATCATCGGCGGCGTCGAGGTCGCCCCCATCTACTCCGAGCTGAACGATCCCGCGGAGCAGAGACGGCGCTTCGAGCAGCAGGCGGCGGCGCGAGCCGCGGGTGACGAAGAGGCGACGGTTCGGGATGAGGATTTCCTCGAGGCTCTCGCCTATGCGATGCCTCCCGCGGGCGGGTTCGGCCTGGGGGTCGACCGGTTGCTCATGTTGCTCCTGGGCTTCGCCTCCATCAGAGAGGTCGTCCTCTTCCCAACGCTGCGACCGCTCGACCGCTAA